The following proteins are encoded in a genomic region of Thalassophryne amazonica chromosome 5, fThaAma1.1, whole genome shotgun sequence:
- the LOC117510001 gene encoding 39S ribosomal protein L1, mitochondrial-like: MLNPFYTGCQRQYLAPGVLPIQVCHTLCQESPGQTFAAAKPKKKTKKEAEAEEVKKRRRVLDETGRQQLYVKKTKVPVDDVYLVKYYPTPVYGALEAIDLLKRFQVLDFTPHDQAVYINLQLDMSLEKKKKVDQFVSTLQLPHPFKKDLNKVLVFTEDANQVKLALESGAAIAGGAELIKPLLHDEISADFYIAVPDILPKLLLLKSKLKGAFPRVRESFMMASNKSRTLSISVLGTVGVDIPKMVEVFKTGYEYQVDHQCYIITQIATLDMPTDHIFANLQAILTDACSHRPAEFGKFPKNGHHSVA; encoded by the exons ATGTTAAATCCG TTTTACACAGGATGTCAGAGGCAGTACTTAGCACCGGGGGTTCTTCCCATTCAGGTGTGTCATACGCTGTGTCAGGAATCTCCCGGTCAGACGTTTGCAGCAGCTAA GCCAAAAAAGAAAACGAAAAAGGAAGCAGAAGCGGAGGAGGTGAAGAAACGGAGGCGAGTCCTTgatgaaacaggcagacagcaacTGTATGTTAAGAAGACGAAGGTACCCGTGGATGATGTGTACTTGGTGAAGTACTACCCCACGCCTGTTTACGGTGCATTGGAGGCTATCGACTTGCTGAAGAGATTCCAGGTTTTGGACTTCACTCCCCACGATCAGGCCGTTTACATCAACCTACAGCTGGACATGTCACTAGAGAAAAAG AAAAAAGTGGATCAGTTTGTCAGCACTTTGCAGTTACCACACCCCTTCAAGAAAGACCTAAACAAAGTCTTAGTTTTTACAGAG GACGCTAATCAAGTTAAACTCGCCCTGGAGAGCGGAGCTGCGATTGCTGGAGGAGCAGAGCTCATAAAGCCG CTCTTACATGATGAGATTTCCGCGGACTTCTATATTGCGGTACCAGATATCCTTCCcaaacttctgctgttgaaaagcAAACTGAAAGGAGCTTTCCCAAGAGTACGAGAG TCGTTCATGATGGCCTCTAATAAAAGTCGTACTCTGTCCATTTCTGTCTTAGGCACAGTTGGTGTCGACATTCCCAAGATGGTCGAGGTTTTTAAGACTGGTTACGAGTACCAGGTGGATCACCAGTGCTACATCATAACCCAGATAGCAACG CTCGACATGCCCACAGATCACATCTTTGCCAACCTGCAGGCCATTCTGACTGATGCATGTTCGCACCGACCAGCTGAGTTTGGTAAGTTCCCTAAAAACGGTCATCACAGTGTAgcttaa